One window from the genome of Mucilaginibacter ginsenosidivorans encodes:
- the hisS gene encoding histidine--tRNA ligase, whose protein sequence is MASIKPSVPKGTRDFSPAEMAKRNYIFDTIKSVFRKYGYQQIETPSMEKLSTLTGKYGDEGDKLIFKILNNGDFLGDGGISESNMTADSKKLLPLIAEKALRYDLTVPFARYVVMHQNEITFPFKRFQVQPVWRADRPQKGRYREFYQCDADVVGSESLLNEAEFVMIYDEALSKLGLKDFTIKINNRKILSGIAELIDKSDNIIDLTVAIDKIDKIGSDGVIKELLERGFSEADIEKIKPVILLEGSNNQKLASLREALKDSAAGLKGCDEVETVFNYIANSPLQTAKLELDITLARGLNYYTGAIFEVKTNEVQMGSIGGGGRYDDLTGMFGLKGLTGVGISFGADRIYDVMEELNLFPEATNQSTKVLICCFDAEGEKYALPILKLLRDSNISSELYPAGTKIKKQLDYANAKQIPYTIMIGSDEMQSGLLTFKDMVSGTQEKLLISPIVSKLT, encoded by the coding sequence ATGGCATCCATCAAACCATCCGTACCTAAAGGCACCCGCGACTTCTCCCCGGCCGAAATGGCCAAACGCAACTATATTTTCGACACCATCAAAAGTGTGTTTCGTAAATATGGCTACCAGCAGATAGAAACGCCGTCGATGGAAAAGCTGTCTACCCTCACGGGTAAATACGGTGATGAAGGGGACAAACTGATATTCAAAATTCTTAATAATGGTGATTTTTTAGGCGATGGTGGTATTAGCGAATCGAACATGACAGCTGATAGCAAAAAGCTACTACCCCTGATCGCTGAAAAAGCCCTCCGTTACGACCTCACCGTTCCCTTCGCACGCTACGTGGTGATGCACCAGAATGAAATTACTTTCCCTTTCAAGCGTTTCCAGGTGCAGCCGGTATGGCGCGCCGACAGGCCGCAAAAGGGCCGCTATCGCGAGTTTTACCAGTGCGATGCCGATGTGGTAGGCTCAGAATCATTATTGAATGAAGCTGAATTTGTAATGATCTATGACGAAGCTTTAAGCAAATTAGGGCTTAAAGATTTCACGATAAAAATAAATAATAGAAAAATCCTATCGGGAATAGCAGAACTTATAGATAAAAGCGATAATATCATTGATCTTACCGTAGCTATAGATAAAATCGATAAGATTGGGTCGGATGGGGTGATCAAAGAGCTTTTAGAGCGCGGTTTTTCAGAAGCTGATATTGAAAAAATAAAACCCGTTATATTGCTCGAAGGCTCGAACAATCAAAAGCTTGCAAGTCTCCGCGAAGCATTGAAAGATTCCGCGGCCGGACTAAAGGGCTGCGACGAGGTAGAGACAGTTTTCAACTATATTGCAAACAGCCCGCTGCAAACTGCAAAATTGGAGCTGGATATTACCCTTGCCCGGGGGTTAAATTATTACACAGGGGCCATCTTCGAGGTAAAAACCAACGAGGTGCAAATGGGCAGCATCGGCGGCGGCGGCCGGTACGACGACCTTACCGGAATGTTCGGGCTTAAGGGCCTTACGGGCGTAGGCATATCCTTTGGCGCCGATCGTATTTATGATGTCATGGAAGAACTAAATCTCTTCCCCGAAGCTACCAACCAAAGCACAAAAGTGTTGATTTGCTGTTTTGATGCCGAAGGTGAAAAATACGCCCTGCCCATTCTAAAGCTGCTTCGCGACAGCAATATCAGCTCCGAATTATACCCTGCCGGCACCAAGATCAAAAAACAACTTGACTACGCCAATGCCAAACAAATACCATATACCATCATGATCGGCAGCGACGAAATGCAAAGCGGCCTGCTGACTTTTAAGGATATGGTTAGCGGTACACAGGAGAAATTACTGATTTCGCCTATCGTAAGTAAGCTTACATAA
- a CDS encoding TonB-dependent receptor: MKLKLFYCFLTLLISLSAFAKTVPRDTTGENDGNGTLSGTVTDKTTGATIPGATVSIPDLRTGSVTDANGKYTITQLPKGVYLVQVSYIGYGTFNQRVDLSKTSVLNVQLQTSSIETAEVVITGVSKATEIRRDPVPMAAVSKSYIDQHSATTNVIDEIANIPGVSAVTTGPNVSKPFIHGLGYNRVVTLEDGIRQEGQQWGDEHGIEVDQNSIDRIEVIKGPASLSYGSDAIGGVVNLLTAPPVAQGKILGSFTGNYGTNNGLLNGSFRLQGNQNGFVWGTVLSAKEAKDYQNEHDGRVYGTGYREKDARIMVGLNKNWGYSYLNASLFDDQQEIPDGSRDSATRKFTRQITDEDDFRPIVPGSVLNSYAITPLHQHVQLYRIYSNSNITLGSGNLIVNLGYEYSHRREYTHPTNPDIAGLNLHLSDYTYDVKYNFNLGNDFETTFGINGQYQNNTIGDATDFPIPAYHQFDIGPFFIMKKTFGKLDLEGGARFDSRSITSKSAYIDTSVAFYPSLYTGPDPATAPNVTQQFAGFSKTFSGATGSFGATYNFSNAFLIKANIARGFRAPSIAELSANGPDPGSQIYHVGDASFKPEFNLQTDIGAFLNLPNVSASVEFFNNHIDNYIYQQQELNPDGSPVRNPNFPLYTVFTYTQSKARINGGEVNVDLHPVPWLHFENSLSLTYGTNLGNGGPVADSLKYLPFIPPLHTHSELRGTFIKGFSNLRNVYAFFGLDHFNAQDKFFAAYGTETYTAGYNLISAGVGGNIVNAKGDPIMKIFIEGTNLGNVNYQSNMSRLKYFDNANVPSGVQPGIFNMGRNISFKVVVPFDLSPKEKAGS; this comes from the coding sequence CTACCGGCGCCACCATTCCGGGTGCAACTGTATCTATCCCCGACCTGAGGACCGGCTCTGTTACCGACGCAAACGGAAAATATACAATAACTCAACTACCAAAGGGTGTTTACCTGGTGCAGGTAAGCTATATTGGGTATGGCACTTTCAACCAAAGGGTCGATCTTTCAAAAACATCGGTGCTGAATGTACAGTTGCAAACCTCGTCCATCGAAACGGCTGAAGTGGTGATAACGGGCGTAAGCAAAGCCACAGAAATACGCCGCGACCCGGTGCCGATGGCGGCAGTAAGCAAAAGCTACATCGACCAGCATTCGGCAACAACCAACGTTATCGATGAGATAGCCAACATACCGGGCGTGAGCGCTGTAACTACCGGCCCCAATGTTTCCAAGCCTTTTATACATGGCCTGGGCTACAACCGCGTGGTAACCCTGGAGGACGGTATCCGGCAGGAAGGGCAGCAATGGGGCGATGAACACGGGATCGAGGTGGATCAGAATTCTATCGACCGGATCGAAGTGATCAAAGGGCCGGCCAGTTTAAGTTACGGATCGGATGCAATTGGTGGCGTAGTTAACCTGCTGACAGCCCCACCGGTTGCACAGGGCAAAATATTAGGATCGTTTACGGGCAACTACGGAACAAATAACGGCTTGCTCAACGGCTCGTTCAGGCTACAGGGCAACCAAAATGGTTTTGTGTGGGGAACTGTCCTGTCGGCCAAAGAGGCTAAAGATTACCAGAACGAACACGATGGCCGGGTGTACGGCACGGGCTACCGCGAAAAAGATGCGCGCATTATGGTTGGTCTGAATAAGAACTGGGGATATTCATATCTGAATGCTTCATTATTTGACGATCAGCAGGAGATACCTGACGGCAGCCGCGATTCGGCAACGCGAAAATTTACGAGACAGATAACCGATGAAGATGATTTCAGGCCGATAGTGCCAGGGTCGGTTTTAAATTCATATGCAATTACACCGCTTCACCAGCATGTGCAGTTGTACCGTATTTATAGTAACAGTAACATCACTTTGGGTAGCGGCAACCTGATCGTAAATTTGGGATACGAATACAGCCACAGGCGCGAATATACCCACCCAACTAATCCCGATATTGCCGGACTGAATCTGCACCTGAGCGATTATACCTACGACGTAAAATATAATTTCAATCTCGGCAACGATTTTGAAACCACTTTCGGGATAAACGGCCAGTACCAGAACAACACCATCGGCGATGCTACAGATTTCCCGATACCCGCTTATCACCAGTTTGATATAGGGCCGTTTTTCATCATGAAAAAAACCTTCGGTAAACTTGACCTGGAAGGCGGTGCTCGTTTCGATAGTCGCTCGATAACCAGTAAATCGGCCTATATTGATACATCTGTTGCATTCTATCCCAGCCTGTACACCGGCCCCGATCCGGCGACGGCTCCAAATGTTACCCAGCAATTTGCAGGTTTCAGCAAAACATTTTCAGGTGCGACAGGCAGCTTTGGGGCGACTTATAATTTTTCCAATGCCTTCCTTATCAAGGCAAATATAGCGCGCGGTTTTAGGGCGCCGAGTATTGCTGAACTTTCGGCCAATGGTCCCGACCCAGGCTCGCAGATATACCACGTCGGCGATGCCAGTTTTAAGCCTGAGTTTAACTTGCAGACAGATATTGGGGCGTTCCTTAACCTGCCCAACGTTTCGGCAAGCGTCGAATTTTTTAATAATCACATCGACAACTATATTTACCAGCAGCAGGAGCTGAACCCGGATGGTTCGCCGGTGAGAAACCCAAATTTTCCCTTGTACACGGTATTTACCTATACGCAAAGTAAGGCGCGTATAAACGGTGGCGAAGTGAATGTCGACCTGCACCCCGTGCCGTGGCTGCATTTTGAAAATTCATTAAGCCTTACCTATGGCACTAATTTGGGCAACGGTGGCCCGGTTGCCGACAGTTTGAAATACCTGCCCTTTATTCCGCCTCTGCATACGCATTCGGAATTGCGCGGAACGTTTATTAAAGGCTTCTCGAATTTGAGAAATGTTTACGCATTTTTCGGGCTCGACCACTTTAATGCACAGGATAAATTTTTTGCGGCATACGGCACCGAAACTTACACAGCAGGGTATAACCTTATCAGCGCCGGTGTAGGTGGCAATATCGTGAATGCCAAAGGCGACCCTATCATGAAGATATTTATCGAAGGTACCAACCTGGGTAACGTTAATTACCAGTCGAATATGAGCAGGCTAAAATATTTTGATAACGCAAATGTTCCGTCGGGTGTGCAGCCCGGTATCTTTAATATGGGGCGCAATATCAGCTTTAAGGTTGTAGTGCCGTTCGACTTGTCGCCGAAGGAGAAGGCGGGCAGTTAA